A window of the Fulvia fulva chromosome 11, complete sequence genome harbors these coding sequences:
- a CDS encoding L-2,4-diaminobutyrate decarboxylase, translating to MAEEYVLPAKDIIDNARTKLLYTVPTEGLGEDAVKHHLETHIAPALNRQSQSPTYYGFVTGGATPAAKHADHLAVEHDQNVQVHLPDDTICTDVEDAALRMVCDLLRLDHHDWQHRTFTTGATASNIVGLACGREYVIREAAKRKGKDVNAYNISERGLFTTMLELDLSSIQILTTAPHSSLRKAASILGLGRESVQDLGLYQTPHNFDFNALEAALQKPNTASIIVVSCAEVNTGFFATSGNDMHSLRSLATKYNAWTHIDAAVGLPARFLPSGDNTLSAIYDGVKDIELADSITGDAHKLFNVPYDCGIFLSRHLGLGMQVFQNVGAAYLATGLTSSVPSPLNIAIENSRRFRALPVYATLAAYGRSGLGDTLKRQIALARSIAQFIASEPGFEILPRSPPSFNKVKEQGISRIYIVVLFRATDDALNKELVQRINATRKIFVSGTQWDGQPAARFALSNWQVDVERDMALITEVLRGVLKD from the coding sequence ATGGCTGAAGAATATGTGCTCCCTGCAAAGGACATCATCGACAATGCCAGAACGAAGCTCCTCTACACAGTGCCAACAGAAGGCTTAGGAGAAGATGCAGTCAAACATCACCTCGAGACTCATATCGCTCCAGCTCTGAACCGACAAAGCCAGTCACCgacctactacggcttcgtaaCAGGCGGTGCCACCCCAGCAGCGAAACATGCGGATCATCTCGCCGTCGAACACGACCAAAATGTGCAAGTCCATCTACCCGACGACACAATATGCACAGACGTGGAGGACGCTGCCCTACGAATGGTCTGTGATTTGCTTCGTCTAGACCATCATGACTGGCAGCATCGGACCTTCACTACTGGGGCAACTGCTAGCAACATCGTCGGTCTTGCGTGCGGACGCGAGTATGTCATACGCGAAGCAGCAAAACGCAAAGGCAAGGACGTGAACGCCTACAACATCAGCGAGCGTGGCCTGTTCACAACGATGTTGGAGCTGGATCTCTCCAGTATCCAAATTTTAACAACAGCCCCCCATTCCTCCCTCCGAAAAGCAGCCTCAATCCTCGGTCTCGGCAGAGAAAGCGTCCAAGATCTCGGCCTCTACCAAACCCCCCACAACTTCGACTTCAACGCCCTAGAAGCAGCCCTCCAAAAGCCCAACACCGCCTCAATCATCGTCGTCTCCTGCGCCGAAGTCAACACCGGCTTCTTCGCCACTTCCGGCAACGACATGCATAGCCTCCGCTCCCTGGCCACCAAATACAACGCCTGGACCCACATCGACGCCGCAGTCGGCCTCCCAGCCCGCTTCCTGCCCTCTGGCGATAACACTCTCAGCGCGATTTACGATGGAGTCAAGGACATTGAACTCGCCGACTCCATCACAGGCGATGCCCACAAACTCTTCAACGTCCCCTACGACTGCGGCATCTTCCTCTCCCGCCACCTGGGGCTCGGGATGCAAGTCTTCCAAAACGTTGGCGCCGCCTACCTCGCCACTGGCCTTACCTCTAGCGTCCCCTCTCCATTAAACATCGCAATCGAAAACAGCCGACGCTTCCGCGCCTTACCCGTCTACGCCACGCTCGCAGCGTATGGTCGGTCAGGCCTGGGGGATACTCTCAAGCGTCAAATCGCCCTTGCACGAAGCATTGCACAATTCATCGCAAGCGAGCCTGGGTTTGAAATTTTGCCTAGGTCACCACCTTCGTTCAATAAGGTGAAGGAGCAAGGGATCAGCCGGATTTATATTGTCGTGCTGTTTCGTGCTACGGATGATGCGTTGAATAAGGAATTGGTGCAGAGAATCAACGCTACCCGGAAGATTTTCGTGAGTGGGACGCAGTGGGATGGACAGCCGGCTGCGAGGTTTGCGCTGTCGAATTGGCAGGTTGATGTGGAGAGGGATATGGCTTTGATTACGGAGGTTCTGAGGGGAGTGCTGAAGGATTGA
- a CDS encoding ATP-dependent Clp protease proteolytic subunit, giving the protein MHFNHTRPSMEHIARSSLRATRSHVLRQAARRQTRCMSSFPPFATQSATPPRPPTSALPMPFVTETVGGGWHTSDIFSRLLKERIICLNGEVDETTSASIVAQLLFLEAENPSKPISLYINSPGGSVTAGLAIYDTMQYIQSPITTICLGQAASMGSLLLCGGEKGQRYCLPHSRIMVHQVSGGYSGQASDIAIHAKEILRVREQLNEIYRRHLTVERSLEEIGRVMERDFFMGAEEAREWGIVDKVLDRRAQVDEGKR; this is encoded by the exons ATGCACTTCAATCACACAAGGCCAAGCATGGAGCACATCGCCAGATCAAGCCTACGGGCAACGAGATCGCATGTCTTACGACAAGCAGCACGACGACAGACAAGATGCATGTCGTCGTTCCCACCATTTGCAACACAAAGCGCGACCCCTCCACGACCACCCACATCGGCACTCCCAATGCCCTTTGTGACAGAAACAGTG GGTGGCGGTTGGCACACAT CGGACATCTTCTCGCGCCTCCTCAAAGAACGCATAATCTGCCTAAACGGCGAAGTCGACGAAACGACCTCTGCCTCAATCGTCGCCCAACTCCTCTTCCTCGAAGCCGAAAACCCCTCCAAACCCATTAGTCTCTACATCAACTCCCCCGGCGGCTCCGTCACCGCCGGCCTCGCAATCTACGACACAATGCAATACATCCAATCCCCCATCACCACAATCTGTCTCGGTCAGGCGGCCTCCATGGGCTCGCTGTTACTCTGCGGCGGTGAGAAGGGACAGCGGTATTGCTTACCCCATTCGAGGATCATGGTCCATCAGGTGTCCGGGGGTTACTCGGGGCAAGCGAGCGATATTGCGATTCATGCGAAGGAGATTCTGAGGGTTAGAGAGCAGTTGAATGAGATTTACAGGAGGCATTTGACGGTTGAGAGGAGTCTGGAGGAGATTGGCAGGGTTATGGAGAGGGACTTCTTCATGGGGGCGGAGGAGGCGAGGGAGTGGGGGATTGTGGATAAGGTGCTTGATAGGAGGGCGCAGGTCGATGAGGGGAAGAGATGA
- a CDS encoding FAD-dependent monooxygenase sdcF gives MRDLTAIAAVLFLLPGSFALQKHLQGNDCCNVLREAGVGNIFLPQSKNYTERVHSYWSLTSQLEPNCFVLPGNAEEVSTIVKTLVEKTKCEFAVRSGGHSSNAGYNNILNGVTIDLSRINSTTYNNATQIASVGPGARWLGVYRTMDALDRGIQGGAIGTVGVGGLLLGGGFANYAYQRGLATDDIVNFEVVLANGSIVQANATHNQDLWRTLKGGGSGFGIVTRYDMYTFERPLMWSSYREFSASEELDEAHIRGLKHWTDNEEAYKSGAAYVWWTYRPADNDTILIAMVGDTSGQANPPAAQEFLNISGAKTESGGLTNMSQEALATQAEGYRNIWWTLTLKNEEHAIRKAVHLHHQLVSEMLRDSVNLDFETQAYFQPLPIIMAQRAAEKGGNTLGLDRIGNNSVILLASLAVNGVDQEALGRQKMYAWLRALEQYTEATGTMVEYKYMNYADATQDVLKSYGRENVKRMQRVSSKYDPEGVFQTRAPGGFKLPWGFE, from the exons ATGCGTGACCTCACAGCAATAGCAGCTGTGCTGTTCCTCCTTCCTGGTAGCTTTGCTCTGCAGAAACATCTACAGGGAAATGATTGT TGCAACGTCCTCAGAGAGGCTGGAGTCGGAAACATCTTCCTTCCTCAGAGCAAGAACTACACGGAAAGAGTACACTCATACTGGTCACTCACCTCACAACTCGAGCCGAACTGCTTCGTCCTACCAGGTAACGCCGAGGAAGTCTCTACCATCGTCAAGACCCTAGTCGAGAAGACAAAATGCGAGTTTGCAGTACGGAGTGGAGGACACTCATCCAATGCTGGCTATAACAACATTTTGAACGGAGTCACTATTGACCTGA GCAGAATCAATTCCACAACCTACAATAACGCCACGCAGATAGCGTCAGTTGGCCCAGGTGCAAGATGGCTTGGTGTGTACCGCACAATGGACGCACTTGACAGAGGCATCCAAGGAGGTGCCATTGGTACAGTCGGTGTCGGAGGACTCCTCTTGGGAGGTGGTTTCGCCAACTACGCCTATCAGCGTGGTCTTGCTACTGACGACATCGTCAACTTCGAAGTCGTCCTCGCCAACGGAAGCATCGTCCAAGCCAACGCTACACACAACCAGGACCTCTGGAGGACACTAAAGGGTGGCGGCAGCGGGTTCGGTATCGTGACCCGTTACGACATGTACACCTTCGAGCGACCTCTGATGTGGAGCTCCTACCGAGAGTTCTCTGCCAGCGAAGAGCTTGACGAGGCACACATTCGAGGCCTGAAACACTGGACTGACAATGAAGAGGCGTACAAGAGCGGTGCCGCGTACGTTTGGTGGACGTACCGGCCAGCTGACAATGACACGATTCTCATTGCCATGGTCGGCGACACATCCGGCCAGGCGAACCCACCAGCTGCTCAAGAGTTCCTCAACATCAGCGGCGCTAAGACCGAGAGTGGCGGCTTGACGAACATGTCCCAAGAAGCTCTGGCCACGCAGGCGGAAGGATACCG CAACATCTGGTGGACCCTCACCCTCAAGAACGAAGAACACGCAATCCGCAAAGCCGTCCACCTCCACCACCAACTCGTATCCGAAATGCTGCGCGACTCCGTCAACCTCGACTTCGAAACCCAAGCCTACTTCCAACCCCTCCCCATCATCATGGCCCAGCGCGCCGCCGAGAAAGGCGGCAATACCCTAGGCCTCGACCGCATCGGAAACAACTCCGTCATCCTCCTTGCGTCCCTCGCCGTCAACGGTGTTGATCAGGAAGCCCTGGGCAGGCAGAAGATGTATGCGTGGTTGAGAGCGTTGGAGCAGTATACGGAGGCTACGGGGACGATGGTGGAGTATAAGTATATGAATTATGCGGATGCGACACAGGATGTGTTGAAGAGTTATGGGAGGGAAAATGTGAAGAGGATGCAGCGGGTGTCGAGCAAGTATGATCCGGAAGGGGTGTTTCAGACGAGGGCGCCGGGCGGGTTTAAGTTGCCTTGGGGGTTTGAGTAG
- a CDS encoding CDP-diacylglycerol--serine O-phosphatidyltransferase, whose translation MSKRTSAGTLNGMPNGVQEPVKGVVEEPHQDKQSRLLNDPNPGHFSLVRAYHLADLITLMNGFCGVMSVLSSLRYIAGEGKGNLWAALSLPYLGMFFDFFDGAVARWRKKSSLMGAELDSLADLISFGVAPAACAFSLGMRTALDQLLLTCFVLAGLARLARFNVTTGNVPKDKNGKAKYFEGLPIPTSLSIAALMAFWASRGWINQDIPYGTIGSGIFELHPVIGLFLAHGCCMLSKTLHIPKL comes from the exons ATGTCGAAACGAACCAGCGCCGGCACGCTCAATGGCATGCCCAATGGCGTGCAGGAGCCTGTGAAGGGCGTCGTAGAAGAGCCAC ACCAGGACAAGCAATCGCGACTCCTCAACGACCCCAACCCAGGCCACTTCAGCCTGGTACGAGCCTACCACCTTGCCGACCTGATCACCCTCATGAACGGCTTCTGTGGCGTCATGTCTGTACTCTCCTCACTACGCTATATCGCTGGCGAAGGCAAGGGTAACCTCTGGGCCGCGCTATCACTGCCATACCTGGGCATGTTTTTCGACTTCTTCGACGGTGCAGTAGCGAGATGGAGGAAGAAGAGCAGTCTGATGGGAGCTGAGCTGGACTCATTGGCGGACTTG ATCTCGTTCGGCGTGGCACCTGCTGCATGCGCTTTCTCCCTGGGCATGCGCACTGCACTGGATCAGCTTCTCCTGACCTGCTTCGTCCTCGCCGGCCTTGCAAGATTAGCACGATTCAACGTCACGACCGGCAACGTACCGAAGGACAAGAATGgcaaggccaagtacttcgAAGGTCTACCCATTCCAACCAGTCTCAGCATTGCCGCACTGATGGCTTTCTGGGCTTCGCGAGGTTGGATCAACCAGGACATTCCATACGGCACGATCGGTAGCGGCATCTTTGAGCTTCACCCAGTGATCGGACTCTTCTTGGCTCATGGATGCTGCATGCTGTCCAAGACACTGCACATTCCTAAGCTTTGA